In one Chryseobacterium camelliae genomic region, the following are encoded:
- a CDS encoding RrF2 family transcriptional regulator: MLSKKSQYAFKALSYLVEKRNDGPVLISEIAERKKIPLKFLENILLELKKADILDSKKGKGGGYFFKENPENVTLAKIIRLVNGPIAMLPCVSLNFYEKCEDCNEDHCGLHDVLIEVRDASLNILESKTLMDLID; the protein is encoded by the coding sequence ATGTTGTCAAAAAAATCCCAATATGCTTTTAAGGCGCTTTCATACCTTGTAGAAAAAAGGAATGACGGTCCTGTACTTATTTCTGAAATTGCAGAACGTAAGAAGATTCCCCTGAAGTTTTTAGAAAATATTTTGCTGGAATTGAAAAAAGCAGATATCCTTGACAGTAAAAAAGGAAAAGGAGGAGGGTATTTTTTCAAAGAAAACCCTGAAAATGTAACATTGGCAAAAATTATTCGCCTGGTAAACGGACCCATTGCCATGCTGCCCTGTGTAAGTCTGAATTTTTATGAAAAATGTGAAGACTGTAATGAAGATCACTGTGGTCTGCACGATGTTCTGATAGAAGTTCGGGATGCTTCCTTGAATATTTTAGAAAGTAAAACGCTAATGGATTTGATCGACTGA
- the gldG gene encoding gliding motility-associated ABC transporter substrate-binding protein GldG, translating to MKKIQFKSPFGILLFVILPLVIILAISGIRLDLTKEKRYTLSDNTIKVLESINKPVKVDVYLEGDFPASFKQLQSETKFMLEEFRKINPKIDFKFIDPIKSKIPQDTLMAMGMQPSVLPDVKDGKVSQIYLFPYAVVKYRDRGISIPLVVQQTGIDADQQLTKSIENLEYNLVSNIKNIAVDRRKKIGVLVNQDELSPEEFQGFMHLATENYDAGPIIPKNQTELTLADVPILKQMNALVIAKPRKAFTDGEKVILDQYIMGGGKTLWMIDAVNAEMDTLTRSKKVMPFPVDINMTDFFFNYGIRINPALVKDVKKFALLRLVTGEVGGNPQYTSLPWPYFPLGIAEKNDPITKNINPVKFEFPTAIDTLGGRKNIKTKVLFESSERTLLKQVPNYVDLKEIASVDSLGQMEKPSTPKIYAVALEGKFNSAYASRIERKSYPGFKGTSPENKMIVIADGDVGRNKVIKGQPLPLGVDMLTNEQFGNEQFLRNALDYLLDDSNLMELRNRNIEERLLDRQRITEEKNNWQWFNLLLPLAIIGILGGLFFWLRKKKFG from the coding sequence ATGAAGAAGATACAATTTAAATCGCCATTCGGAATTTTACTGTTTGTTATTTTGCCGTTGGTCATTATTCTTGCGATTTCAGGGATCAGATTAGATTTAACCAAAGAAAAAAGATATACACTTTCAGATAACACGATTAAAGTGTTGGAATCGATCAATAAGCCTGTAAAAGTTGATGTTTACCTGGAAGGAGACTTTCCGGCAAGCTTTAAACAATTACAGAGTGAAACGAAATTCATGCTGGAAGAATTCAGAAAAATTAATCCGAAAATCGATTTCAAATTCATTGATCCTATCAAAAGTAAAATTCCTCAGGATACTTTGATGGCAATGGGAATGCAGCCTTCTGTACTTCCTGACGTGAAAGACGGAAAAGTTTCTCAGATTTATTTATTTCCTTATGCCGTTGTAAAATACCGCGACAGAGGAATTTCTATTCCGTTGGTGGTTCAGCAGACAGGAATTGATGCAGATCAGCAATTGACCAAATCGATTGAGAATTTAGAATATAACCTGGTTTCAAACATCAAAAATATTGCGGTTGACAGGAGAAAGAAAATCGGAGTGTTGGTGAACCAGGATGAGTTGAGTCCTGAAGAATTCCAGGGATTCATGCATTTGGCAACGGAAAATTACGATGCAGGTCCGATTATCCCTAAAAACCAGACTGAACTGACTTTAGCGGATGTTCCGATTTTAAAGCAAATGAATGCTTTGGTGATTGCAAAACCAAGAAAAGCCTTTACAGATGGTGAAAAAGTAATCCTTGATCAATACATTATGGGAGGAGGAAAGACCCTTTGGATGATTGATGCTGTAAATGCTGAAATGGATACCTTGACAAGGTCTAAAAAAGTAATGCCTTTCCCGGTAGATATCAATATGACTGACTTTTTCTTCAATTACGGGATCAGAATCAATCCTGCGTTGGTAAAAGATGTCAAGAAATTTGCCTTATTGAGACTGGTGACAGGAGAAGTAGGAGGAAATCCTCAGTACACAAGTCTTCCGTGGCCGTATTTCCCATTGGGAATTGCTGAAAAAAATGATCCGATCACCAAAAATATCAATCCGGTAAAATTTGAATTCCCTACCGCGATCGATACATTGGGCGGAAGAAAAAATATCAAAACAAAAGTTCTTTTCGAATCGAGTGAAAGAACATTGTTGAAACAGGTTCCGAATTATGTTGATCTGAAAGAAATTGCCAGTGTCGACAGTCTTGGACAAATGGAAAAACCAAGTACTCCGAAAATTTACGCAGTAGCTTTGGAAGGGAAATTTAATTCTGCTTATGCTTCAAGAATTGAAAGAAAATCTTACCCGGGTTTTAAAGGCACAAGTCCGGAAAATAAAATGATCGTGATTGCAGACGGAGATGTAGGAAGAAATAAAGTGATCAAAGGACAGCCTCTACCTTTAGGAGTAGATATGCTGACCAACGAACAATTCGGAAACGAGCAGTTTTTAAGAAACGCTCTCGATTATCTTTTAGATGACAGCAATCTGATGGAACTGAGAAACAGAAACATTGAAGAACGTCTTCTGGACCGGCAAAGAATTACAGAAGAGAAAAACAACTGGCAATGGTTTAATTTGCTGCTTCCTTTAGCGATTATCGGTATTTTGGGAGGGTTGTTCTTCTGGTTGAGAAAGAAGAAGTTTGGATAG
- a CDS encoding DUF4268 domain-containing protein: MFSKQEAQQLKKEFWTAFGKSFPRKWILYDTKIKDMSFKFYADNKKAEVSLDIEMKDEIFRDAYYNKIWSLEDILKDFVGDFNKEESYTLESGKVISKIWIEKHNVSIFNKNTWQETFEFFVDKMDGFERFYYEYEDFIKDV, translated from the coding sequence ATGTTCAGTAAACAAGAAGCACAGCAATTAAAAAAGGAGTTTTGGACGGCTTTTGGAAAGTCATTCCCCAGAAAATGGATTTTGTATGATACCAAGATCAAGGATATGTCATTCAAATTTTATGCAGACAACAAAAAAGCGGAAGTTTCTCTGGATATCGAAATGAAGGACGAAATTTTCAGAGATGCCTATTATAATAAAATATGGTCGCTTGAAGATATTCTGAAAGATTTCGTAGGCGACTTCAATAAAGAAGAATCTTACACTCTCGAAAGCGGAAAAGTAATCAGTAAAATCTGGATTGAAAAACACAATGTTTCCATTTTCAATAAAAATACCTGGCAGGAAACTTTTGAGTTTTTTGTTGATAAAATGGATGGTTTTGAGCGGTTTTATTATGAGTATGAGGATTTTATAAAGGATGTTTAG